One Denticeps clupeoides chromosome 3, fDenClu1.1, whole genome shotgun sequence DNA window includes the following coding sequences:
- the LOC114786857 gene encoding plasminogen activator inhibitor 1 RNA-binding protein has protein sequence MKELVEENLPGTEYGCLVTNRYGNLLDDDSDPFEVLRQAQGEKPKAKKKDDPKKTNVGKQARKESQKDRKLFVPVADGESSNAKPVIGPRRPARGGGPQQQHDDRRVTFSEPFLGFSAERSSEQDERGSRGRGGRGRGGRGGFPRSPDGFDPRGKREFERHSGSDRASIRSEEKRGGSGSRNWGSVKDQMSAEAERIATEESGEGEELPEGVEADPENQSLDVEVVEVALEMTLDEWKALQESSRPKIDFNIRKAESSVPSKARVIHKSKILEGQCGDLNGEGNEMYVFRRPANDITSQLEINFGSLTRPSRGGRGGRGGRGGRGAAAPRPETLQPAFVEVAPNPDDPEDFPALA, from the exons ATGAAGGAGCTGGTCGAAGAAAACCTACCCGGCACCGAATACGGGTGCTTGGTCACCAACCGCTATGGTAACTTGTTGGACGACGACTCGGACCCTTTTGAAGTTCTTCGCCAAGCCCAGGGGGAGAAGCCCAAAGCCAAGAAGAAAGACGACCCAAAGAAGACGAACGTCGGCAAGCAGGCCAGAAAGGAGTCTCAGAAGGACCGGAAGCTGTTCGTTCCTGTCGCTGACGGGGAAAGTTCTAATGCTAAACCTGTGATCG GCCCGAGACGTCCGGCTCGTGGAGGAGgaccgcagcagcagcacgacGACAGGCGCGTCACCTTCTCCGAGCCTTTTCTAGGCTTTTCGGCGGAGAG ATCCTCCGAGCAGGATGAACGGGGCAGCAGAGGTCGGGGAGGAAGAGGccgtggaggaagaggagggtttCCCAGGTCTCCAGACGGATTTGATCCCAGAGGCAAGAGGGAGTTTGAACGTCACAGTGGCAGCGATCGAGC GAGTATTCGGTCCGAGGAGAAACGGGGTGGCAGTGGCTCTCGAAACTGGGGGTCTGTGAAGGACCAAATGAG TGCTGAGGCAGAGAGGATTGCCACTGAGGAGTCTGGTGAAGGGGAAGAGCTTCCAGAGGGAGTGGAGGCTGATCCAGAGAATCA GTCTCTGGATGTGGAAGTGGTAGAGGTGGCCCTTGAGATGACTCTGGACGAGTGGAAGGCTCTCCAGGAGTCAAGCAGGCCTAAAATTGACTTCAACATCCGCAAGGCTGAGAGCAGTGTGCCATCAAAGGCTAGGGTCATCCATAAATCAAAAATTCTGGAG GGACAATGTGGTGACCTGAATGGAGAAGGCAACGAAATGTATGTTTTTCGCCGTCCTGCGAATGACATCACGTCACAACTCGAAATAAACTTTGGCAGCCTCACGCGACCATCTCGTGGAGGCCGAGGAGGGAGGGGTGGCAGAGGTGGGCGTGGTGCTGCTGCCCCAAGACCTGAGACATTGCAACCAGCCTTTGTGGAAGTG GCCCCAAACCCTGATGACCCTGAGGATTTCCCTGCCTTGGCCTAA
- the LOC114786727 gene encoding zinc finger protein OZF produces MAEIHSLFSSIMGVLVEAAVSEMGKCLQELLRVPRKQKKGAQNFGPADEMTKSFASFMEVLSTATVDRMLLLLRQRGADPPDPRCGDDDDDDDSRESGLRDEESRVENSLPTASDLQPLDTEDPVEHKTESASPERSLNSTGGGGTLLSCRVCHGLFPDVRLLEIHGIIHKEKPFGCDLCSEGFKSMSLLQQHQKSHAPKRPRCDGRFVQRRGLSRHKCFVAEPVSGEEEDGGGDAEATCTRCPGTLRQKPAADEKPYCCELCGTLFKTRCSLNRHQRVHSGEKPFSCDVCGKGFRRRSHVQQHRIVHTGEQKYICSVCGKTFKTSSNLNRHQVTHTRQKPHGCSLCPKTFTAASSLKVHMFKHGGEKCFKCDVCEKTFSTPNVLRTHMNLHAASKAHTCPVCLKSFIFQNVLYKHMSVHTGHSHPQLRYACSYCPKRFHLRTLLDIHVRTHTKEKPFSCHLCGKSLATAASLMVHMRNHTGEKPYGCEECGKRFRQLGHLTTHKKIMHVPVQCKKCEKSYAGERELRRHHC; encoded by the exons ATGGCGGAAATCCACtccctcttctcctccatcaTGGGGGTCCTGGTGGAAGCTGCCGTGTCCGAGATGGGAAAGTGTCTGCAGGAGCTGCTTCGGGTTCCGCGAAAACAGAAGAAAGGGGCTCAGAACTTCGGTCCCGCCGATGAGATGACC AAGAGTTTTGCCTCGTTCATGGAGGTCCTGAGCACCGCCACCGTGGACAGGATGCTGCTGCTCCTCAGGCAGAGAGGCGCGGACCCCCCGGACCCCCGGTGcggcgacgacgacgacgacgacgattCCCGGGAGAGCGGCCTGAGAGACGAAG AATCTCGTGTGGAAAACAGCCTGCCCACTGCGTCTGACCTCCAGCCACTGGACACAGAGGACCCCGTGGAGCACAAAACCGAGAGCGCGAGCCCGGAGAGGAGCCTGAACAGCACCGGTGGCGGAGGAACCTTACTCTCTTGCCGCGTCTGCCACGGCCTTTTCCCGGACGTCCGCCTGCTGGAAATCCACGGGATAATTCACAAGGAGAAGCCGTTCGGCTGTGACCTGTGCAGCGAAGGTTTTAAGTCGATgtccctgctgcagcagcatcaGAAGAGCCACGCCCCGAAACGTCCCAGGTGCGACGGGAGGTTCGTCCAGAGACGAGGTTTATCGCGGCACAAGTGCTTTGTGGCTGAACCGGTGtcgggggaggaggaggatggcggCGGCGACGCTGAGGCCACGTGCACTCGTTGCCCCGGGACGCTCAGGCAGAAGCCGGCGGCGGACGAGAAGCCGTACTGCTGCGAGCTGTGCGGGACGCTGTTCAAGACCCGGTGCTCCCTGAACAGGCACCAGCGGGTCCACTCTGGAGAAAAGCCCTTCTCCTGCGACGTGTGCGGCAAGGGCTTCCGGCGGCGCTCGCACGTCCAGCAGCACAGGATCGTCCACACCGGGGAGCAGAAGTACATCTGCAGCGTCTGCGGCAAGACCTTCAAAACCAGCAGCAACCTGAACCGACACCAGGTGACGCACACCAGGCAGAAACCGCACGGCTGCTCGCTGTGTCCCAAGACCTTCACGGCGGCGTCCAGCCTGAAGGTGCACATGTTCAAGCACGGCGGCGAGAAGTGCTTCAAGTGCGACGTGTGCGAGAAGACCTTCAGCACCCCCAATGTGCTTAGGACCCACATGAACCTTCACGCGGCCAGCAAAGCGCACACGTGCCCGGTGTGCCTGAAGAGCTTCATCTTCCAGAACGTTCTCTACAAGCACATGAGCGTTCACACCGGCCACAGCCACCCACAGCTCAGGTACGCGTGCAGCTACTGCCCCAAGCGGTTCCACCTGAGGACCCTGCTGGACATTCACGTGCGCACGCACACCAAGGAGAAGCCCTTCAGCTGCCACCTGTGTGGCAAGAGCCTCGCCACGGCGGCCAGCCTGATGGTGCACATGCGGAAccacaccggcgagaagccgTACGGCTGCGAGGAGTGCGGGAAGCGCTTCAGGCAGCTGGGACATCTGACCACGCACAAGAAAATCATGCACGTTCCTGTCCAGTGTAAGAAGTGCGAGAAGTCGTACGCTGGAGAGCGAGAGCTGAGGCGTCACCACTGTTAA
- the LOC114786870 gene encoding zinc finger protein 467-like, translating to MALCSESFDSGTMSDTEMVFSSIMEVLIDAAVTELDKYLNWANGTEVGSGLPARVKYEMTREFRSFMQILSAAAVEKLLMHVDEVWMKNQNAAAPAEVLIGTQTVNSMNKEIIYEVEYELPDDKDTSSAPTEQPEPLFGCPQRPGCARKLTLGGFCCRLCGLLLKTQPNSNGHRRNRQDSTSTSNEKFQGWREGSRPQKRPRICGVACRRCSAAASPRRHLQIHARAHVCTYCGGRFSEKQRGYVYTGGTPRFGQLRCVKNERKQKILRCGQCGRTFLHSLHLRRHRKIMHTTVKCAKCLQDCGGLRELRLHGCVGQEKETSDP from the exons ATGGCGCTATGCAGTGAAAGCTTTGATTCAGGAACTATGTCAGACACCGAAATGGTTTTTTCCTCCATTATGGAGGTTTTAATCGATGCTGCAGTTACAGAACTGGACAAGTACCTAAACTGGGCGAATGGGACTGAGGTCGGAAGCGGACTGCCTGCTAGAGTGAAATACGAAATgacg AGAGAGTTCAGGTCCTTTATGCAGATTCTGAGCGCAGCAGCAGTTGAGAAGTTGCTGATGCATGTGGATGAGGTGTGGATGAAAAaccagaatgctgcagcaccAGCAGAAGTTCTGATTG GAACGCAAACGGTGAACAGCATGAACAAAGAAATAATATACGAAGTGGAATATGAACTTCCGGATGACAAGGACACGTCGTCTGCCCCGACAGAGCAGCCAGAGCCGCTTTTCGGTTGTCCCCAGCGTCCAGGGTGCGCTCGTAAGCTCACGCTTGGGGGGTTTTGCTGCAGACTGTGCGGCCTGCTGCTGAAGACGCAGCCAAACTCGAACGGACATCGCAGGAATCGCCAGGACTCGACCAGCACGAGTAACGAGAAGTTCCAGGGATGGCGCGAGGGTTCCCGGCCGCAGAAGAGGCCGCGCATCTGCGGCGTCGCCTGCAGGCGGTGCTCCGCGGCGGCATCACCGCGCCGGCACCTGCAGATCCACGCCAGGGCGCACGTTTGCACTTACTGCGGAGGCCGTTTCTCAGAGAAACAACGCGGCTACGTTTACACGGGAGGGACGCCGCGCTTTGGCCAACTGCGATGTGTCAAGAACGAGCGAAAGCAGAAGATTTTACGTTGCGGCCAGTGCGGACGGACATTTCTACACTCCCTTCATCTGAGAAGGCACCGGAAAATAATGCACACGACCGTCAAATGTGCGAAATGTCTGCAGGACTGCGGCGGACTGAGAGAGCTCAGGCTTCACGGGTGTGTTGGTCAGGAAAAAGAGACATCAGATCCCTGA